In the Glycine max cultivar Williams 82 chromosome 6, Glycine_max_v4.0, whole genome shotgun sequence genome, TTAAAGGAGTTATAACTACTCTAACTGAAATAAGAGAGAGAAGGCTAATAAAGGGATACAAagtaaaaattactaatatatactttaaattatttataaataaaagacaTTTATCAAACCAAataaacctttatttttttatatcctaTTTGCACATCACAATGTGTGACATTTTGCTATGTGAAGGGGCACACATATAGATTTTACTCATCTAAAATGAGTGCTACCAAATTGAGATTACAAAATGCATTTGTATATCATCATTAAAGACTGTTTagttttgttttagggtttaattacaaaaacatcGCATTATTCTCACTTTGTCTCCTATtttcaaaagtatataaaagaaccagtgaaaaaataaacaagttattttcattgtttccaatacaaactttcaaaaaccagaAACAAAGTAAACATGatttgacatttttgtaattaaaaataaaaatagaaaacaaaagacgGAAAACAATTTTGTCAAATCGAACAccccttttgattttttaatcaatggttataattattcttttatactCCCTTGTTTCAGAGAGGAGCTAAATCCCACATATAAATATATCTTCAGTTTAATATAATATGCTATCAGAGTATAATAGTGGAAAGTTAGCTAGCTACTGCCTACTAATAtgaacacaagaaaaaaaaaaaacaaagaagtgATCCAGATTGCCTCTACCAAAATTTTGCCTCATTGACAGAAGAAAGAATGGCTCATAAATTTGAGGAGTCCCAGCTAGCATAAACAgcatcaattaatttttcatgcaaTGTGACACCAGAGCATGCAATTATGCCTCTGTCAAGACCTTCCAAGTACATTCCCTTTGAAAAGTCCAGAGGGCGCCCCCCGGCATCAGTTACCACACCACCAGCCTCCTCAACAATAACAACGCCGGCAGCATGATCCCATATCTTCTCCTTGTAGCCACACTTTGCGAATTTCATGAATATCTCCGCGTCCCCCCGGGCTATTGCTGCGTATTTTACCATGCTGTGCACACGCAAGGGCTGTTTTCTGTACCAGATTTTGAAAGGGAAGAATGATTCAATACCAGCAATGGttttcaaaagagaaaaatataaatttcataagCTCAGATCCAATTCGGAAAGAAATTGCAAACATGGAATTTCAGAGAACAGAAAATTAAACCTTTCACCATAACACTTGCTAACAATGAAACCATGGAATGATAGAACTAAAACAGGCTACAAGTAAAGTGTCTGGTTCAGAATTCCCTTCTAGAAATGCATTACAGAATTGAGCCttctaacttctttttttactttgaagttaaagttcaaaataagtgtataaaaataaatttaagatatttgGCAGCTTTAGCTTAAAACCTTCCTTAAAACTAAGTTTTTATTTCTCTGTCCCACATTGAGTAGTTCTGGTCTGGATGAAAGGGAGAGGGAGGCTAAAGTATGCAACTTATCTTTGAAAGCTAGTTcagttagttttttatttttattttcaagctactttcccctttttcttttataaaaaataaagtcctTAATTTTTAAGAGCTTTTCTTCAGAATTCAGATGTGTTTGGCCTAATTTCTCCttttaaggaaagaaaaactaaaaaaagttgAGCCAAACACTACCTAAAGCTTTGTATGATAACTTAGTATAATCGTCAATATACAAATTCAGTTATAATTTTCCAATGTTTCcagtaaaaatattatacataaaCGACAAACCAATTTCTATGATCAGTAGATATGTTGTGCAAGAATTTTTTCcgctccttaaattcccattaaagtaacaaaaattacaatgtatggctcattttttatattctcttcactaattctaattctaattctatttaTAAAACTGACTAATTTCTACTTGTAGTGACCCTATTGTTGGTCCAGAAATGGTTTCTGCCATGGCAGTTAAATCCTAAACCTTTTAACACCATCCTTACATTCTAATGCACTTATATGGAAGTACTTTAAGTTTCAGTCAATTTGCGAATGAAATAGGTCCAAACTATTGACATTTTGATAGAAAAAGGGGGGAACATTATACCTAAGTCCCACACTGTGAGCAAGCCCAGCTGTGAATGAATGGTTTGAGTTTGCCCTTTCCACTGGTTCACAAAGAGTTGCCAATGCCGGATCTTCAATCGAAGAAACACGAATAAGTCTAGCACAATTCGACCATTCTAGCATGTTATCTCCATCAATTAATGACTGCAGCCATGCCTCACCACTTCCTTTTCTTGCATACAATACACATCCTTTTCCCCCAGTATCAGGAGTTGTTAGAGATGATTCTGGCGCTGTTTGATGATGCTGGTAATGATAACTAAGCCATTCTGTCTTTACTGGGTAATTAGGACACCCCAGAACTCCAAGAACAACTTTTCCATCCTCAATCAGAGCTAGAGCAATAGCATACTGATCCCCGCGTACAAATCCTAATGTGCCATCAACAGGGTCAAGCACCCAATATCTTCCCCTGGAGCCTCCAGTTGAGTTGCAACGGGCAATGGCCTCAAGAACTTCAGATGTCCCTAGAGTTGTCTCCGGACTTTGAAAACCGTACTTGGATGCAAAAGCTAAAGACTCATTCACAGTATTCACAACAGCTTCCAGTAAGCTTGCTGATTCATCCTTGGAGATGGTTTGTATGTCTTCTTCGGCAATGATTGACACATTTTGAACCCCGAAAATTTCTGATAGTAACCAACTAATAGTTGCTTGAACACTAAAGTCTTCTCATGCAGAgatatgaaatgaaataatCAGTCAATTAACTGTGAGCAATATTTGCACCAGAAACAAAAATTTTGAGCACCATGCATTTATTTGCAAGGATAAAATGGAGCAGACTACTATAGTAGATTAAAATATCTCCATTTCCAATACGACTGATTTGTTTCATGGCTATAGGAATATAAATAAACTAGTTTGGTCTGACTGcaaaattgtgaaaattaataatatctactagagaaagaaaaagacaaaagtgTTGTTAGCTCCACTATGTAGAAGCAAAAATGTGCAGTACGTTAGAGCTTGGATCTTTGAACTGTCactaataacaaaaatgaaaaagtcaCCACCTTATGAAGTCCCGTATAACAGGTTTAACAATTTCTATATAGTCACAACTTGGAAATGATAAGTTGACATTCAAACATTGCTCAGTCATATGTTCAATCAAAGTAAAAtacca is a window encoding:
- the LOC100814009 gene encoding PAP-specific phosphatase HAL2-like → MEEDKYAKELEVAVRVVHVACALCGRVQERLLATTNDHVLAKDDDSPVTVADFSVQATISWLLSEIFGVQNVSIIAEEDIQTISKDESASLLEAVVNTVNESLAFASKYGFQSPETTLGTSEVLEAIARCNSTGGSRGRYWVLDPVDGTLGFVRGDQYAIALALIEDGKVVLGVLGCPNYPVKTEWLSYHYQHHQTAPESSLTTPDTGGKGCVLYARKGSGEAWLQSLIDGDNMLEWSNCARLIRVSSIEDPALATLCEPVERANSNHSFTAGLAHSVGLRKQPLRVHSMVKYAAIARGDAEIFMKFAKCGYKEKIWDHAAGVVIVEEAGGVVTDAGGRPLDFSKGMYLEGLDRGIIACSGVTLHEKLIDAVYASWDSSNL